The DNA region TAATATCTTGAAGTGTATACAATTAAAAGGAGAGCTTAAGATGCAAATTCAAAAGGTCGATCATCACGAATGGTTTGAGCAGATTTATAATCAAGCACCTATTGGGATTGCACTCCTTGCTCCGACAGGACATTGGATGAAAGTGAATCCTGCTTTTTGCTGTATGTTAGATTATACAACTGAAGAATTAATGCTTCTCAATTACCAGGATATCACTCACCCCGATGATTGTGCACTGGATTCGACCTATGAGCGCGACCTGTTGGAAGGTAAATCGAAGGAGTTTAAATACGAAAAGCGTTACATTCAAAAAAATGGTGAGGTCTTATGGGTTTCGTTACATATATCATTGGCTCGTGACGAAAAAACAGGTGATCCTCTATATTTTATTTGCCATGCTGTGGATATTACAAATCGTAAAACTTCCGAACAAAAGCTTCTTTACACTGAAGAGATGTACAAGCTTATTTCAGACAACGCACAAGAAATCATATATATTGCGAATTTTGATGGTATTTGTCGCTACTGTTCTCCCTCAATAAACAGTCTGCTAGGTTATTCGCCAGAAGAAGTGGTTGGGAAAAACAATAACGCATATTTCCATCAAGAGGATCTGGAACGTATCTCCCAGATGGACCTGAACACTGGTAATCTGTTGAACATAAGGGTTCGCCATAAAGATGGGCATTATCTTTGGTTTGAAACCACATATAAGGTTATCGAAGACTCCAAGCATGAACAACAAATTCTTGCGATTGGGCGAGATGTATCGGAGAGAAAGAAACATGAAGAAATTAGTGCGGAAGCTGAACGCATAGCCATGATCGGCAGCTGGGAGTGGAATATGGCCAATGACCGTGTTTCAATGTCCGATCAGATATTTGAGATTTTTGAAATAGACAACAATATGCCTTATAAGGCGAGCGATATCTTTACATTCATGGAGCCCTCAGAGGAGCAGCGTTTGAAGGAATGTATTGAGTGCGTGAAAAAGGGAGAGCCGCTTGATTTTGAATATCGGCACATAGGGAAAGATGGCAATGAAAAGTATCTTCATCTGCGAGGGATCATCACCTTTGATGAATATCATCAACCGGTACAGTTAAATGGAACATTGCAGGATATCACCCAACGTAAACTTGTCGAATTCAAACTTCAGGAATCAGTGGAACGTTATACTTCACTCAAAAAATATAATCATGATGCCATCATTTCTTTTGACATGAACGGCAATATCATAAATGCCAATCCGGTAGCCGTGAAAATTACAGGATGCCCGGTTGCGGAAATGATCGGAACAAGCATAAGCAAATTTATCGGATCGTATCACCTCGGGCTTATCCTCAATAGCCATTATGAGATGGCAGAAAAAGAGATCAACGCCATTCAGCACACAGATGGTTATGAGACAGAAGTGTTGGCAACCCTTGCTCCCATCATTATTAATGAAAAAAACGTAGGTTTCTACCTGATTGCGAAGGATATTACGGAGCAGAAAAAGCTTCTTGTAGCCAAAGAGACTGCCGAACGAATGAATAAGGCAAAAAGTGAGTTTTTGGCGATGATGAGCCATGAGATTCGTACACCCATGAACGGCGTAATCGGGATGACGGATTTGCTCTTGGATACGCCTGGACTTAGTGGAGAACAAAAAGAATATATTAAAATCATTCAAAAGAGCGGGGATTCGCTGCTTGCAATTATCAATGATATCCTGGACTTTTCCAAAATAGAGTCGGGTAAAACCGATCTGGTGGATGAACCCTTTGATCTTAGAGAAATCGTGACCGAGACAATAAACATCGTAACGCCAATGATTCGGGAGAAGCAGCTAGATCTTCGTCTAAACCTGGATGATGCTATCCCAATTCCCGTGTTTGGGGATGCGTATCGTCTAAGACAGGTCCTCACGAACATCATTGGGAATGCTGTGAAGTTCACTTTGGAAGGCAGTGTTGAAATTGAAGTGAAGGTAATTGGACAAGAATATAATGATATTCAATTCCAATTCAAAGTGAAGGATACGGGGATTGGAATCCCACCTGAGAAGAGAGAGCATTTATTTGAAGCCTTCTACCAATTGGAGAACTTCATGACTCGAAAGCCTCAAGGTACTGGCCTTGGTCTGGCGATCAGCAAGAAGCTTATAGAGCTCTTGGAGGGAGATATCTGGATTGAAGAATCCAACGATCCAGGAACCACATTTGTATTTACAGCATCGTTCAAAACCAGTAACAACGAGGAAATCAACAGTTACGATCTTCAACAGAAAAAGAATAAGACGGATCTATTGCGAATCCTGATCGCGGAAGACAATGAAGTGAACCAGCTCGTGCTGCGCCGAATGATTGAGAAGAAAGGTCATCTTGCGGATTATGTAGTGAACGGTGTTGAAGCTGTGGAAGCTGTCAAACAAAATAAGTACGATATTGTTTTTATGGATGTGCACATGCCTAGACTGAATGGATTTGAAGCGACCAAAGCGATTAAGGAAGCCCTGACACCAGACACATGCCCATATATTGTAGCAGTTACTGCAAACGCAGTTAGAGGAGATATGGACAAGTGTCTGAAGGCTGGAATGGATGCTTATGTAAGCAAACCAATTAAAAGTGAATCCATTATGCAAGTGATGGAGGAATTTTACAAAACAAAGAAACAAAAGAATCGTTTATGATTGGCAAACGAACATGACAATGGAGACTATATTATCTACCATGACAGACATGCCCAGGGTAAGATTTCTTATGTGTATGAACAGACTCCCTTTTGGTTGGTTAAAGAGCCGTTGACTTATCTTTGTGATAAGTCAACGGCTCTTTAACGTTAGACGGAAATCGGAGTGGTTAGAAAGTGCTGAATAAAAGTTGACAAAAATATAGTTAGGCGCCATACTACATCTATGACCAACCAAAATAAAGAAACAAATGACATGTATCTCATCCCCTCGTTAGTACAAACGAAGCGACAGGTTGATCGCCATCAATTAGATGTTGATGCACAAGCCGTGCTTGTCGCATCCAGGCTGATGGTAGCGGGAGCCAAGCTTGGGCATGCCGCGGAAATTCACTTTTCCAGATTTGGTTTATCGACAGGTCGCTATCGTCTGTTAGCAGATCTAGAGGATAACGATGGCGAAGAGCTGCCCTCGCAACTCGCGGAAAATCTGGGCGTTACTCGTGCAACCGTAACGGGTCTAATTGAGATTCTTGAACGCGATGGACTGGTCGCTCGTCGGACGAGTTCCCTCGATGGCCGTCAGAAGTCAGTCATCTTGACAGCCAAGGGCGCCAAAAAGCTGACGGATATGGCTTCGGAGCATTTTGCCAGATTGGAAGCGATGGTCGGCTTGCTTACCATTGAGGAACGGAGTGTGTTTCTCGATCTGCTGGGGCGTGTAACCCAAGGCATCTCGGCACTTACAGAGGAGTCAATCGACTTCTCTGAACCCCAATCCTAGGAGCATAGCAAGAAAGGTGAAACGGGCTAGATCAGCTAGCCCATTTTCATCACCATATAGTTAGGCTCCTAATTACATAGTGAAACAATAGGGTTTAATTTCAAATAAAAGGAGTAGTGATATGTTTAACCAAAAAGACCCCATTCGATCAGAGGAAAGTTATGCTGCTCGATCCGCACAGCCTCGCCAAAAACCGTTTGTGTTATGGCGAGAATTAATCCCAGCTTACTTATCGCCTGCCATTATGGCAAGCATCGGGGGAATCGTGAACGCTGATAAAGTGCTTCAGTTACGAGCCCTAACAACGATAGGAGGGGCGTCCCTGCTGATGGCTCTATGGATTGGACTCTGGCTGCGTAAGCGCGGGAGCCATACACGCTGGGTGGTGAAAACGCCTCGTGTGATCGTCGTGGGTTGCTTTGCACTTGCAGGCGCAATGCTTGGCCTTATGGCCTCGTGGGGGATTTCCAACGTGCTGCATATCGTAAACCCGAGTCTTTCATGGACTTGGCTGGATCATATCGGGTTCGATTTTCCCCTGTCCGGTGCATTAGCCTGCACGATCATGACCTGGCGTTGGAGAGCTTCCTTTACAAAATAAAATGAATTCACTTGAGAAGGAGATATGAAAACATGATTACTATTATTGGAGCAACAGGTATGATTGGAAATGCACTTTTGAGACGTTTGATGGAGGGCGGCGTTCCCGTTCGGGCAATAAGCAGAGAGCCAGATCAGCTTCGTCAACAAATCGTGGACTTGGCATTGTCCAGTGTTGAACTTTGTATTGCGGATGCGAATGATCCTGAATCGATGCGCAGAGCTTTGGCCGGTGCCAGCCAACTATTCCTTGCGTTATCCAACAATCCCAGACAAGTGGAATTAGAGACATCCATTATTCAGATAGCTGCGCAAGAGGGAGTGAAGCATATCGTCAAAATATCCAGTCCAGCTTATGAGGAACGTTCACCTGTAGCAGTAGCAAAATGGCATGCCGATATCGAGCAAACTCTCGTGACATCAGGAATTACGTATACCATATTGCGACCTTATGCGTTCATGCAAAATTTGCTGCGTCTCGCACCAACCATAACAACCCAGGATATGTTCTTCGGCTGTATTGGAGATTCACCGTGCAACTTCATCGATTGCCGGGATATCGCAGATGTTGCCGCGGAAGTAATGACACGGTTCAAGTCGGTTAACAGCATTTATACGTTGACGGGTTCCGAAACGTTCACCTATCCACAGATTGCAGATAAATTGTCCATCCTGCTCAATCGACCGATCAAATTCTTTAACCTCAAACCTGAGGCGTTGCGAACTGATCTAATGGAACACGGACAGATGCCTTCTTGGCTCGCAGACCACGTTGTGGAAATCCAGACGATGTCTACCGTTGTGTCAGAGAAGCCGACGGATACCGTTCGACGCTTGCTCGGCAGAGAGCCTCGCTCGCTCGATGCATTCCTGGAAGAGTATCGGGATGCATTTAAACCGAGGCCATAACCATGCAGTGAACTAAGGAGAATCTCCCTAAAAATTCTTTAGGGGGATTTTTTGGGTGTGAAACAAACCTCACTACTGATTTTTGATCCATAGTTTGGAGATATCCATGAACCCAAACTCAGCCGTTTGCATGCCGAAGATACTTTGGTCCAGCTGGGCTTTTTTGTTCATGTGACAACCGTGTAAAATCCAACAGTTATCTCGCAGCAATCCCTCTGCTTCATCCAGCAGTACCGATCGTTTCTCGTTATCCAGCTGGGCGAAATGGTCTAATTTCTGGTCCAGGATGAACTGTACAGCAGGTGTTAGGTAAGCATGCAAATGATTGGATTTGTTTTTGAAGTAATTAATCATACCAAATTGCCAGTCATCCTCCAAAATTTCCTCAGCCATCATCAATGTAGCATCCTTGTATTTATCAGGATGGGGATAGTGAGCAGAGAGATGAAGCTCAATGTTCAAACCAATCTCTTTTCCGCGCTGTTGTAACCAATTGGCTTCTTTTAAACCTTTATTCACCGGGTATGACAGAATGATAGGCTCTCCCTCGTAACCACTTCGCATCAGCAGCTTCTTGGCATCCACAAGCGAAGTTTCATGCCATGTTGTTACCGCGCTTTTCCAGGGAAGAAAGCTGTTCGCTGGTGTAATTCGGTTTCCGCCAAGCTCTTTTACTAAACGAACTGGATCATAAACAAGTCTAAGTGCTTGTCGAAATTCCAATTGGTGATGGATCCCTGCTTTGTAGAAATTAAATAAAATATATCGGCAACCCAGTGCTGGATAATTGACAAGGGTCGTTTCATTGTTGCTTGTATTCAGCTTCATTCGGTCAGTTCTTGGTAATTCATAATGATGTTCATTAGGGCCCAGCTCTGGTACAAACCAAATATCCACCTGGTCAAGATGCGGACGGATGCCATAATACCCATCGAAGGCACTAAGCACCAAAACATCTTCATTCATTTCAATGATCTGAAAGGGTCCGGTACCGATCAGTTTTTTGGATACATCTACATCATAAGGAAGAATCGTCATGGGAATACAGCTGAACAAGTGCAGGAAGAAGCGATTGGGACGACTTAAATAAAAGCGGATGCAGTAATCTCCATCAGCTTCGACACGCTCGACATCCCGATAGTGCCAGCTCATTGGGCTGTCCAGATCCTGAATTCGCTGCAAGGTTGCTTTGACGTCCCGGGAGGTCATCGCCCGGCCATGGTGGAACCGCACTCCTTTACGCAGATAGAAAGTCCACATCTTATGATCCTCACTGGACTCCCACATATGTGCCAATTCTGGAAGGAAGGTTTCGGTTTTGACATCATAGGTGATCAGAGTACTGCAAACCTGACCCAGCAGATAGGTTTCAAAAGCGGTGTAAACATAAGCGGGGTCCAGCCCTGTAAGTCTGCGTGATCTCATCATGCGCAGCACATCCTGACCGGATGCCGTTTCGACATGACTGTGGAATCCCATATGCTTGTTAAGTGATCGCAGCAATTGTTCCTGAAGTGTTTTATGGATGTCAATCGTGCCGATCAGCTCGATCGCTTCTTTAATTTTACCTCTCCCAATCAGTTCCCGCAGGTGATTCTCCAGCGTTTCATTCACACTGCGCAGCAGCGTCATCTCCGAATAATGTCCCCGCCCCCGCCCAGGCTGCCAATGAATAAATCCTTGTTCCTCCAGCTTGCGCAGAATAAACTTCACGTTGCGTGGAGTACAGCATAAGGCATCGGAAAGGCTGTCGATGGTTACTGGAACAGGTTCATCAAGTGTAAGAAAAAGTTCTTTTGCTGTTGCAAGACGTACATAATGGGTTGTTGTGGTATCCATGTTTGGATGCTCCTTTATAAAAGGTGAAAAGTGTCATCACAATCTTACACTTTTATTTCCCCCTTTGATCGATACAATTATACATAAAGAGAGAGGGAAAGACAGCCCACTTAGACAAAACAACAAGAACAGGAGAACCATACGCAATGAAGCAACATTTACGGCAGATTCACCCTTTAGCATGGACCATCATTATTGGAACCATGTTTGGACGTCTCGTCACGTCCATGAGCATCCCCTTTTTATCCATTTATCTGACCCAAGTACTAGGTGCTACACCAACACAAACTGGGGTTACCGTCGCGGTCAGTTCTCTGGCGGGGGTCATGGTCAGCTTTTACGGAGGTTATATTTCAGATCGAATAGGCCGAAAGTTGGTCATGATGGTCTCCGTATTTGGTTGGGCCTGTGTATTTTTCATCTTTTCAGCAGCAGAGCATCTGTGGGTGTTCTTTGTCGCCAATACGTTAAACGGATTATGCCGCGCTGTGTTTGAGCCCACGTCCCGTGCACTTCTATCGGACATTACTTCACCACAAAATAAGCTGCTTGTCTTCAATCTCAGATATGCTGCCATTAATCTGGGTGTCGTATTTGGACCTATTATCGGCCTTCAGCTTGGATCAGCGGAGTCTACGTTTCCGTTTGTGATCTCCGGGATGGTATATATTGTTTACGGCCTGGTTTTGTTTCTTCAATTTCAATTGCAGCGTGCAACTCTGCCGGAACACGTCCAGGTCACTGCGCCCCGTTTACGAGATGCCTTGGCTACTACCGGCCGTGACCGTGTATTTTTGCCGGTACTGATCGGGACTACTTTTTGTGTACTTGGGTATGGGCACTTTAGCTCAACCCTGGCCCAGTATGTGGCGCAAAATCCTCTTTTTGAACATGGGAGTCAAGTGTTTTCCTATATGCTTTCACTTAATGCGTTGACCGTGCTTGTGGTCCAGTTTCCGATTGTGCGGGTGGCCAGCAAATTCCCGCCAGTTGTGCCCCTCATTCTGGGAAACCTGCTGGTCGCTACAAGTTTGTTCCTGTTTGGCATC from Paenibacillus sp. JNUCC-31 includes:
- a CDS encoding ABC transporter substrate-binding protein → MDTTTTHYVRLATAKELFLTLDEPVPVTIDSLSDALCCTPRNVKFILRKLEEQGFIHWQPGRGRGHYSEMTLLRSVNETLENHLRELIGRGKIKEAIELIGTIDIHKTLQEQLLRSLNKHMGFHSHVETASGQDVLRMMRSRRLTGLDPAYVYTAFETYLLGQVCSTLITYDVKTETFLPELAHMWESSEDHKMWTFYLRKGVRFHHGRAMTSRDVKATLQRIQDLDSPMSWHYRDVERVEADGDYCIRFYLSRPNRFFLHLFSCIPMTILPYDVDVSKKLIGTGPFQIIEMNEDVLVLSAFDGYYGIRPHLDQVDIWFVPELGPNEHHYELPRTDRMKLNTSNNETTLVNYPALGCRYILFNFYKAGIHHQLEFRQALRLVYDPVRLVKELGGNRITPANSFLPWKSAVTTWHETSLVDAKKLLMRSGYEGEPIILSYPVNKGLKEANWLQQRGKEIGLNIELHLSAHYPHPDKYKDATLMMAEEILEDDWQFGMINYFKNKSNHLHAYLTPAVQFILDQKLDHFAQLDNEKRSVLLDEAEGLLRDNCWILHGCHMNKKAQLDQSIFGMQTAEFGFMDISKLWIKNQ
- a CDS encoding MarR family winged helix-turn-helix transcriptional regulator, whose amino-acid sequence is MTNQNKETNDMYLIPSLVQTKRQVDRHQLDVDAQAVLVASRLMVAGAKLGHAAEIHFSRFGLSTGRYRLLADLEDNDGEELPSQLAENLGVTRATVTGLIEILERDGLVARRTSSLDGRQKSVILTAKGAKKLTDMASEHFARLEAMVGLLTIEERSVFLDLLGRVTQGISALTEESIDFSEPQS
- a CDS encoding SDR family oxidoreductase produces the protein MITIIGATGMIGNALLRRLMEGGVPVRAISREPDQLRQQIVDLALSSVELCIADANDPESMRRALAGASQLFLALSNNPRQVELETSIIQIAAQEGVKHIVKISSPAYEERSPVAVAKWHADIEQTLVTSGITYTILRPYAFMQNLLRLAPTITTQDMFFGCIGDSPCNFIDCRDIADVAAEVMTRFKSVNSIYTLTGSETFTYPQIADKLSILLNRPIKFFNLKPEALRTDLMEHGQMPSWLADHVVEIQTMSTVVSEKPTDTVRRLLGREPRSLDAFLEEYRDAFKPRP
- a CDS encoding PAS domain S-box protein; translated protein: MQIQKVDHHEWFEQIYNQAPIGIALLAPTGHWMKVNPAFCCMLDYTTEELMLLNYQDITHPDDCALDSTYERDLLEGKSKEFKYEKRYIQKNGEVLWVSLHISLARDEKTGDPLYFICHAVDITNRKTSEQKLLYTEEMYKLISDNAQEIIYIANFDGICRYCSPSINSLLGYSPEEVVGKNNNAYFHQEDLERISQMDLNTGNLLNIRVRHKDGHYLWFETTYKVIEDSKHEQQILAIGRDVSERKKHEEISAEAERIAMIGSWEWNMANDRVSMSDQIFEIFEIDNNMPYKASDIFTFMEPSEEQRLKECIECVKKGEPLDFEYRHIGKDGNEKYLHLRGIITFDEYHQPVQLNGTLQDITQRKLVEFKLQESVERYTSLKKYNHDAIISFDMNGNIINANPVAVKITGCPVAEMIGTSISKFIGSYHLGLILNSHYEMAEKEINAIQHTDGYETEVLATLAPIIINEKNVGFYLIAKDITEQKKLLVAKETAERMNKAKSEFLAMMSHEIRTPMNGVIGMTDLLLDTPGLSGEQKEYIKIIQKSGDSLLAIINDILDFSKIESGKTDLVDEPFDLREIVTETINIVTPMIREKQLDLRLNLDDAIPIPVFGDAYRLRQVLTNIIGNAVKFTLEGSVEIEVKVIGQEYNDIQFQFKVKDTGIGIPPEKREHLFEAFYQLENFMTRKPQGTGLGLAISKKLIELLEGDIWIEESNDPGTTFVFTASFKTSNNEEINSYDLQQKKNKTDLLRILIAEDNEVNQLVLRRMIEKKGHLADYVVNGVEAVEAVKQNKYDIVFMDVHMPRLNGFEATKAIKEALTPDTCPYIVAVTANAVRGDMDKCLKAGMDAYVSKPIKSESIMQVMEEFYKTKKQKNRL
- a CDS encoding MDR family MFS transporter encodes the protein MKQHLRQIHPLAWTIIIGTMFGRLVTSMSIPFLSIYLTQVLGATPTQTGVTVAVSSLAGVMVSFYGGYISDRIGRKLVMMVSVFGWACVFFIFSAAEHLWVFFVANTLNGLCRAVFEPTSRALLSDITSPQNKLLVFNLRYAAINLGVVFGPIIGLQLGSAESTFPFVISGMVYIVYGLVLFLQFQLQRATLPEHVQVTAPRLRDALATTGRDRVFLPVLIGTTFCVLGYGHFSSTLAQYVAQNPLFEHGSQVFSYMLSLNALTVLVVQFPIVRVASKFPPVVPLILGNLLVATSLFLFGIATSVAVLMISVILFTVGEVLMFTMMDMLIDRIAKPEWKGTYFGTIGFNNLGSVMAPILGGLLLTQFGTGNGLFIFVPLALTTALGLPFLIVAHKRLVVREKESKPIQASA